A single region of the Hyalangium ruber genome encodes:
- a CDS encoding TonB-dependent receptor produces the protein MWTSILLLGALSAAPVDAPVASPVPEETAPPSPPSEATPPEQPSPEPRAFSTLVRAQAARPPPVAAGDFQIEVGQLADVPRGSATDLLLLAPGVMLANHGGEGHAETVFLRGFDAGEGKDVEFRLNGVPLNEVSHAHGHGYADTYFIIPELVDALRVTEGPYDPAQGDFGVAGTVEYQLALKRRGLMVSGSYGSFASRRLALVWGPQEASEATFVGLLLREGHGFGPNRAYANASIMAQGEIRLGAEARLRLFGASYGGRYASAGVIRETDQVAGRLGCGADEDEQFFCLYDPNQGGAGQRHLGSVELMTRLKNGGRLIQQGFVVLRQTRSRENFTGFLEDVPPEGESQRGDNTEQFYTGTTVGLRGRYTPGVTWWGQPQPLELGYLGRFDEVRTRSRRLRDRGGAPYLTRFDNQVRVTNLGAYMSAKAQPRSWLSLRGGVRLDSFLFAVEDENRPSEDRQGSRLPTESIEAYGLTLSPRVTAEARLTPRLAWLTSVGLGARSSDAAALSDSEFAPFARVTSTETGLSYAARSEALTVEARSSLFATRVSRDFVFDEEAGRNQPVGASQRLGAFAQARVVLHERLDIQASVAWARASLPAAGASPWKLFEGPVLPYIPQLLGRLDASVRGEVTLAGERLGWNVALGHSSIGPKPLPLDRFSEPIFLFDAAVRGRWRAVELGLTVENLLDASWREAEFNYVSNFRGPDAPASLLATRHFSAGAPRTVRGTLTVYLDFEEDRP, from the coding sequence GTGTGGACTTCCATCCTGTTGCTAGGGGCGCTGAGCGCCGCGCCTGTCGACGCTCCCGTGGCCTCTCCGGTACCCGAGGAGACCGCTCCGCCGTCCCCACCATCGGAGGCCACTCCCCCGGAGCAGCCCAGCCCGGAGCCTCGGGCCTTCTCCACGCTGGTGCGCGCCCAGGCCGCGCGTCCTCCTCCCGTGGCGGCCGGGGACTTCCAGATTGAAGTGGGGCAGCTCGCGGACGTGCCCCGGGGCTCGGCCACGGATCTTCTGCTGCTGGCCCCTGGGGTGATGTTGGCCAACCACGGAGGCGAGGGCCACGCGGAGACAGTGTTCCTTCGTGGGTTCGACGCGGGCGAAGGCAAGGACGTGGAGTTCCGCCTCAACGGCGTACCCCTCAACGAGGTGTCCCACGCGCATGGCCACGGCTACGCGGACACCTATTTCATCATCCCGGAGTTGGTGGACGCGCTGCGCGTCACGGAAGGCCCCTACGACCCGGCACAGGGAGACTTCGGCGTAGCGGGGACCGTGGAGTACCAGCTCGCGCTGAAGCGGCGGGGGCTGATGGTGTCCGGCAGCTACGGCAGCTTCGCCTCGCGGCGGCTGGCGCTGGTATGGGGTCCCCAGGAAGCGAGCGAGGCCACCTTCGTGGGGCTGCTGCTACGCGAAGGGCACGGCTTTGGTCCCAACCGGGCCTATGCGAACGCGAGCATCATGGCCCAGGGGGAAATCCGACTGGGCGCCGAGGCGCGTCTCCGCCTGTTCGGAGCCAGCTACGGGGGGCGCTACGCCTCGGCGGGCGTCATCCGCGAGACCGATCAGGTGGCGGGGCGGCTGGGCTGTGGAGCGGATGAGGACGAACAGTTCTTCTGTCTCTACGACCCGAACCAGGGAGGCGCCGGACAGCGGCACCTCGGCTCGGTGGAGCTGATGACGCGCCTGAAGAACGGGGGCCGCCTCATCCAGCAGGGCTTCGTGGTGCTGAGGCAGACGCGCAGCCGGGAGAACTTCACGGGCTTCCTCGAGGACGTGCCTCCGGAAGGCGAGTCCCAGCGCGGGGACAACACGGAGCAATTCTACACAGGCACCACCGTGGGCCTGCGCGGGCGCTACACGCCGGGGGTGACGTGGTGGGGACAGCCTCAGCCCCTGGAGCTGGGCTACCTCGGACGCTTCGACGAGGTGCGCACGCGCTCGCGTCGGCTGCGGGACCGGGGCGGCGCGCCCTACCTCACCCGCTTCGACAACCAGGTGCGGGTGACGAACCTGGGCGCCTATATGTCCGCGAAGGCGCAGCCGCGCTCCTGGCTGTCGCTGCGCGGTGGCGTGCGGCTGGACAGCTTCCTCTTCGCGGTGGAGGACGAGAACCGGCCCTCCGAGGACCGGCAGGGCTCGCGCCTCCCCACGGAGTCCATCGAGGCGTATGGCCTCACGCTCAGCCCTCGGGTAACGGCGGAGGCACGGCTGACGCCGCGGCTCGCGTGGCTCACCAGCGTGGGCCTGGGCGCACGCTCCAGCGATGCCGCCGCCCTGTCGGACTCGGAGTTCGCGCCCTTCGCGCGCGTCACCTCGACGGAGACGGGGCTGAGCTACGCGGCCCGCAGTGAGGCGCTCACGGTGGAAGCGCGGAGCTCGCTCTTCGCCACCCGCGTCTCGCGAGACTTCGTGTTCGACGAGGAGGCCGGGCGAAACCAGCCGGTGGGCGCCTCGCAACGCCTGGGAGCCTTCGCCCAGGCCCGGGTGGTACTGCACGAGCGGTTGGACATACAGGCGAGTGTCGCCTGGGCTCGCGCCTCACTGCCGGCGGCGGGGGCCTCGCCCTGGAAGCTCTTCGAGGGGCCCGTGCTCCCTTATATCCCTCAGCTCCTCGGCCGGCTGGATGCCTCCGTGCGCGGAGAGGTAACGCTGGCGGGCGAGCGGCTGGGATGGAACGTGGCGTTGGGGCACAGCAGCATCGGCCCCAAGCCGCTGCCGCTGGACCGCTTCAGCGAGCCCATCTTCCTGTTCGACGCGGCGGTGCGCGGGCGATGGCGGGCGGTGGAGCTGGGGCTGACGGTGGAGAACCTGCTGGACGCGAGCTGGCGCGAGGCCGAGTTCAACTACGTCTCCAACTTCCGTGGCCCGGATGCGCCAGCGTCCTTGCTGGCCACGCGCCACTTCTCGGCCGGCGCGCCCCGCACCGTGCGCGGCACGCTGACCGTGTACCTGGACTTCGAGGAGGATCGCCCATGA